From the genome of Bradyrhizobium elkanii USDA 76, one region includes:
- a CDS encoding LysR family transcriptional regulator, giving the protein MDTLVNLEAFLATADAGGFSAAARKLNIATSVVAKRVTQLEERIGTALFHRSTRQLRLTEAGQRYVHRARGVVADVGDLLSRMGEKQRDLSDHLRVKAPTSLTVARLADAFTIFQKQNGSVNLEIVMIDRPVDPVTEGFDLAIGAFPHSFGGVVDEPLCRLPRLVCASPAYLKKHGIPKHPRDLVDHRCLSFLPTGPEWPFEGPRGRINIQVRPILSSNEGRVLTQCAIAGNGIALLSHYLVADALRDGALQPVLTDFPIPELWVKAAVPERRIDAAAVQALLKTLKKSLSLPL; this is encoded by the coding sequence ATGGATACGCTGGTCAATCTCGAAGCCTTTCTCGCCACCGCCGACGCCGGCGGCTTTTCCGCCGCGGCGCGCAAGCTCAATATCGCGACATCCGTTGTCGCCAAGCGCGTCACCCAGCTCGAGGAGCGGATCGGCACCGCGCTGTTCCACCGCTCGACCCGCCAGTTGCGGCTGACCGAGGCCGGGCAGCGATATGTGCATCGCGCCCGTGGCGTGGTTGCCGATGTCGGCGATCTCTTGTCGCGGATGGGCGAGAAGCAGCGCGACCTCTCCGATCATCTGCGGGTCAAGGCGCCGACCTCGCTGACGGTTGCGCGGCTCGCCGATGCCTTCACGATCTTCCAGAAGCAGAACGGAAGCGTGAATCTCGAGATCGTGATGATCGACCGCCCGGTCGATCCGGTCACCGAAGGTTTCGACCTCGCGATCGGCGCCTTCCCGCATTCCTTTGGCGGCGTCGTAGATGAACCTTTGTGCCGGCTGCCGCGCCTCGTATGCGCCTCGCCGGCCTATCTGAAGAAGCACGGCATACCGAAGCATCCGCGCGACCTGGTCGATCATCGCTGCCTCAGCTTTTTGCCGACCGGACCGGAATGGCCGTTCGAGGGACCGCGCGGCCGCATCAATATCCAGGTGCGCCCGATCCTCTCCTCGAACGAAGGCCGCGTGCTGACTCAATGCGCCATCGCCGGCAACGGCATTGCGCTGCTCTCGCATTATCTGGTCGCGGACGCGCTGCGCGACGGCGCCTTGCAGCCGGTCCTCACCGACTTTCCGATCCCCGAATTGTGGGTCAAGGCCGCCGTTCCCGAGCGTCGCATCGATGCCGCCGCGGTGCAGGCGCTGCTCAAGACATTGAAAAAATCGCTGTCGCTGCCGCTGTGA
- a CDS encoding FAD-dependent oxidoreductase, which yields MRASTIEEPARQVPVYGEYDVVVLGGGPAGIAAAVGAARAGRRTLLIERYGFLGGMGTAAGVTNFCGLHANIFGEMHRVVQGIASDLLARIDRLGGLNAPHLILGKIFAQAYDTAAYKIAADDLLAHHKVDILFHALGAGVVMDGSHIRALMVETKAGRQAVRAGIFIDCSGDGDLAVWAGAPHEVGDNQGGMLYPSMMFRLNGIDPAKAGDAWRTIPERMAQAEAAGTHKFPRKSAIVRPQKSQIEWRVNFTQVTRNDGGAISGIDPDDMTRGEIEGRRQAVEAFKFLRTVPGFENSYIVDLPPQLGIRETRRVIGGYMLSGEDVLGCASFEDSIGVNGWPKESHVPGDVIFEFPPIPESRGYNELPYRMLVPEGVDNLLIAGRCASMTHEGQSAARVSGACFVMGEAAGTAAALALSGNTIPRDISVEKLQQQLGKQGAFIGRDQAVPEGL from the coding sequence ATGCGAGCGAGCACGATCGAAGAACCTGCGCGGCAGGTCCCGGTCTATGGCGAATATGACGTGGTGGTGCTTGGCGGCGGACCGGCCGGCATCGCGGCAGCGGTCGGCGCGGCGCGTGCCGGACGGCGGACCTTGCTGATCGAGCGGTACGGATTTCTCGGCGGCATGGGCACCGCGGCCGGCGTGACCAACTTCTGCGGACTGCACGCCAACATCTTCGGCGAGATGCACCGCGTGGTGCAGGGCATCGCCTCCGACCTCTTGGCGCGGATCGACCGGCTCGGCGGGCTGAACGCGCCGCATCTGATCCTCGGCAAGATCTTCGCGCAGGCGTACGACACCGCGGCCTACAAGATCGCAGCCGACGATTTGCTGGCGCATCACAAGGTCGACATCCTGTTCCACGCGCTCGGCGCCGGCGTCGTCATGGACGGTTCGCACATCCGTGCGCTGATGGTGGAAACCAAGGCCGGCCGGCAGGCCGTGCGCGCCGGCATCTTCATCGATTGCTCCGGTGACGGCGATCTCGCGGTGTGGGCCGGCGCGCCCCATGAAGTCGGCGACAACCAGGGCGGCATGCTCTACCCCTCGATGATGTTCCGCCTCAACGGCATCGATCCGGCGAAGGCCGGCGATGCGTGGCGCACCATCCCGGAGCGGATGGCGCAGGCCGAGGCCGCCGGCACGCATAAATTCCCGCGCAAATCCGCCATCGTGCGGCCGCAGAAATCGCAGATCGAATGGCGGGTGAATTTCACCCAGGTGACGCGCAACGACGGCGGCGCCATCTCCGGCATCGATCCTGATGACATGACGCGCGGCGAGATCGAGGGGCGCCGCCAGGCAGTCGAGGCGTTCAAGTTCCTGCGCACGGTGCCCGGCTTCGAGAATTCCTACATCGTCGATCTGCCGCCGCAGCTCGGCATCCGCGAGACGCGGCGTGTGATCGGCGGCTACATGCTGTCCGGCGAGGACGTGCTGGGCTGCGCCTCGTTCGAAGATTCGATCGGCGTCAATGGCTGGCCGAAGGAATCCCATGTGCCAGGCGATGTGATCTTCGAGTTTCCGCCGATCCCGGAGAGCCGCGGCTACAATGAATTGCCGTACCGCATGCTGGTGCCCGAAGGCGTTGACAATCTGTTGATCGCCGGCCGCTGCGCCTCGATGACCCATGAAGGGCAATCGGCGGCGCGGGTCTCCGGTGCCTGTTTTGTGATGGGCGAGGCGGCGGGAACAGCGGCTGCGCTCGCATTGTCGGGCAATACGATTCCGCGCGACATTTCCGTCGAAAAGTTGCAACAACAGCTTGGCAAGCAGGGCGCGTTCATCGGCCGCGATCAGGCCGTGCCTGAAGGATTATGA
- a CDS encoding ABC transporter substrate-binding protein has translation MMGWARLALAGLLVWAASGLARADDLLKAKIGVLRLSSSAPVFIAQDKGYFRDAGLDVELKFFDAAQPIAVATASGDVDFGITAVTAGLYNLAGKGALKVIGGMSREKAGYPLIGYFASNNAYASGLKTPKDLAGKRVAVTQVGSSFHYSLGLLADKYGFKLSDVKVVPLQSLSNAAAALKGETVDAALLPVSTARTLMDSNGAKLLGWVGDETPWQLGAIFASPKALTNAPLVTRLLTALTRADHEYHDVILTAIKDGVAPINDKTKPLLEIIAKYTNLPVAQVVGNCAYIDPDGKLDVKNLDNQIKWLQGQGFVDKGFDANAIIAKDYVKGD, from the coding sequence ATGATGGGTTGGGCGCGGCTCGCACTCGCGGGTCTCCTGGTGTGGGCTGCGAGCGGCCTCGCGCGGGCCGATGATCTCCTGAAGGCGAAGATCGGCGTGTTGCGGCTGTCGTCCTCGGCGCCGGTGTTCATCGCGCAGGATAAGGGCTATTTCCGCGACGCCGGGCTCGATGTCGAGCTGAAGTTCTTCGACGCGGCACAGCCGATCGCGGTCGCGACCGCGTCGGGCGACGTCGATTTCGGCATCACCGCCGTCACCGCGGGGCTCTACAATCTCGCCGGAAAGGGCGCGCTGAAGGTGATCGGCGGCATGAGCCGCGAGAAGGCCGGCTATCCCCTGATCGGCTACTTCGCCAGCAACAACGCCTATGCGAGCGGCCTCAAGACGCCGAAGGATCTGGCGGGCAAGCGCGTCGCGGTGACCCAGGTCGGCTCCAGCTTCCATTATTCGCTCGGCCTGCTCGCCGACAAATACGGCTTCAAGCTGTCCGACGTGAAGGTGGTGCCGCTGCAGTCGCTGTCGAACGCGGCCGCGGCGCTGAAGGGCGAAACCGTCGACGCCGCGCTGCTGCCGGTCTCGACCGCGCGGACGCTGATGGATTCCAACGGCGCGAAATTGCTCGGCTGGGTCGGCGACGAGACGCCGTGGCAGCTGGGGGCGATCTTCGCGTCGCCGAAGGCGCTGACCAACGCACCGCTGGTGACCAGGCTGCTCACCGCGCTCACCCGCGCCGACCACGAATATCACGACGTGATCCTGACCGCGATCAAGGACGGGGTGGCGCCGATCAACGACAAGACAAAACCGCTGCTCGAGATCATCGCCAAATACACCAACCTGCCGGTTGCGCAGGTGGTCGGCAATTGCGCCTATATCGATCCCGACGGCAAGCTCGACGTGAAGAACCTCGACAACCAGATCAAATGGCTGCAGGGGCAGGGTTTCGTCGACAAGGGTTTCGATGCCAATGCGATCATCGCCAAGGATTATGTGAAGGGGGATTGA
- a CDS encoding ABC transporter ATP-binding protein, which yields MDLIADHISHRFGALDVLDDVSFTVRAGEIVAIVGPSGCGKSTLLSILGGLLRPSKGVAELRGAAPAGSLNPLTFVFQDFALLPWSTVEQNVAFPLLHTGLSAGERRAVIDDALRRTGLSDFRAAYPKQLSGGMRQRVGIARALAVRPAILLMDEPLSALDSQTRELLMEDFVRLLADGAMGAVYVTHNLEEAVRLADRVVVLSRRPGRIREIVAIPMTRAERGMADARGQMAALQGELWSLIRKEAIDAEREVQHA from the coding sequence ATGGACCTGATCGCCGACCATATCAGCCATCGCTTCGGCGCGCTCGACGTGCTCGACGATGTCTCCTTCACGGTGCGCGCCGGCGAGATCGTCGCGATCGTCGGTCCGTCCGGCTGCGGCAAGAGCACGCTGCTTTCCATTCTTGGTGGCTTGCTGCGGCCGAGCAAAGGCGTCGCCGAGCTGCGCGGCGCGGCGCCGGCCGGCAGCCTCAATCCGCTGACCTTCGTGTTCCAGGATTTTGCGCTGCTGCCGTGGAGCACGGTCGAGCAGAATGTCGCGTTTCCGCTGCTCCATACGGGCTTGAGTGCCGGCGAGCGCCGCGCCGTGATCGACGATGCGCTGCGCCGCACCGGGCTGTCGGATTTTCGCGCCGCCTATCCGAAGCAGCTGTCCGGCGGCATGCGCCAGCGCGTCGGCATTGCGCGGGCACTCGCGGTTCGTCCCGCGATCCTGCTGATGGACGAGCCGCTGTCGGCGCTGGATTCGCAGACCCGCGAGCTTCTGATGGAGGATTTCGTGCGTCTGCTCGCCGACGGTGCAATGGGCGCGGTCTATGTCACGCATAATCTCGAGGAGGCGGTGCGGCTCGCCGATCGCGTCGTGGTGCTGTCGCGCCGTCCCGGCCGCATCCGGGAGATCGTGGCCATCCCGATGACGCGCGCCGAGCGTGGCATGGCGGATGCCCGCGGACAAATGGCCGCGCTGCAAGGTGAGCTGTGGTCGCTGATCCGCAAGGAAGCGATCGATGCCGAGCGCGAGGTCCAGCATGCTTGA
- a CDS encoding ABC transporter permease — MLERSPQDTKDQSVEATRPVAFRGAGFTPGGSRRAGWIALALVIAIWQLAGSAGWVNPLFLPAPSAIAVAIYKLAMSGALWQHLSWSIMRIGTGWIIGTAAGVVVGFAIGLSTMARGVGITFISALFPIPKIALLPLLILWLGIGEEPKIATIALGVFFSTAISVYSGVDAVPRNLIRMAQSFNVPFHAIVRRVIWPGALPSILAGFRITASVALLLVVSAEMIGAQYGIGAFVLQAGNLMQTDQLLAGVVILSLFGLAVGKLINLLETRLLHWR; from the coding sequence ATGCTTGAGCGCTCTCCGCAGGATACCAAGGACCAATCGGTGGAAGCGACGCGCCCCGTCGCGTTTCGTGGCGCCGGCTTTACGCCCGGCGGCAGCCGCCGTGCCGGCTGGATCGCGCTCGCGCTGGTGATCGCGATCTGGCAGCTCGCCGGCAGCGCAGGCTGGGTCAATCCGCTGTTCCTGCCGGCGCCGTCGGCGATCGCGGTTGCGATCTATAAGCTCGCGATGTCGGGCGCGCTGTGGCAGCACTTGTCGTGGTCGATCATGCGGATCGGTACCGGCTGGATCATCGGCACGGCCGCCGGCGTCGTGGTCGGCTTCGCGATCGGGCTGTCGACCATGGCGCGCGGCGTCGGCATCACCTTCATCTCGGCGCTGTTCCCGATCCCGAAGATCGCGCTGCTGCCGTTGCTCATTCTGTGGCTCGGGATCGGCGAGGAGCCGAAGATTGCGACCATTGCGCTAGGCGTGTTCTTCTCGACCGCGATCTCGGTCTATAGCGGCGTCGATGCGGTGCCGCGCAACCTGATCCGGATGGCGCAAAGCTTCAACGTGCCGTTCCACGCCATCGTGCGCCGCGTGATCTGGCCCGGCGCGCTGCCCTCGATCCTCGCCGGCTTCCGCATCACCGCATCGGTGGCGCTCTTGCTCGTGGTCAGCGCCGAGATGATCGGCGCGCAATACGGCATCGGCGCCTTCGTGCTGCAGGCCGGCAATCTGATGCAGACCGATCAGCTGCTCGCCGGCGTCGTGATCCTGTCGCTGTTCGGGCTTGCGGTGGGGAAGCTGATCAATTTGCTCGAGACACGGTTGCTGCACTGGCGGTGA
- the gtdA gene encoding gentisate 1,2-dioxygenase, translating into MEAVQKTPEREAFYKKIDGQNLSALWNVMNDLITPEPKSACRPHLWKFDQIRDYMNEAGKLITAKEAERRVLVLENPGLRGQSKITTSLFAGVQMVVPGDIAPAHRHAQSALRFVLEGKGAFTAVDGERTAMSPGDFVITPSMTWHDHSNETNEPMFWLDGLDIPMVQFFDCSFAEGAKEDQQSISKPAGASFARYGHNLLPIDQKRTSKTSPIFNYPYEYTREALEKAKVGDEWDACHGLKLKFSNPETGDFAMPTIGTFIQLLPKGFKTARYRATDATVFAAIEGKGRTRVGDQTFEWGPRDLFVVPSWHWVTHEADADSVLFSFSDRPVQQKLDLFREDRGNA; encoded by the coding sequence ATGGAAGCCGTGCAGAAGACCCCGGAGCGCGAGGCATTCTACAAGAAGATCGACGGCCAGAACCTCTCGGCGCTGTGGAACGTGATGAACGATCTGATCACGCCGGAGCCGAAAAGCGCCTGCCGTCCTCACTTATGGAAGTTCGACCAGATCCGCGACTACATGAACGAGGCCGGCAAGCTGATCACGGCCAAGGAAGCCGAGCGCCGCGTGCTGGTGCTGGAAAATCCCGGCCTCCGCGGCCAGTCCAAGATCACGACCTCGCTGTTCGCCGGCGTGCAGATGGTGGTGCCGGGCGACATCGCTCCCGCCCATCGCCATGCCCAATCGGCGCTGCGCTTCGTGCTCGAGGGCAAGGGCGCGTTCACCGCCGTCGACGGCGAGCGCACCGCGATGTCGCCGGGCGACTTCGTCATCACGCCGTCGATGACCTGGCACGACCATTCCAACGAAACCAATGAGCCGATGTTCTGGCTCGACGGGCTCGACATCCCGATGGTGCAGTTCTTCGACTGCTCGTTTGCCGAGGGCGCCAAGGAGGACCAGCAGTCGATCTCCAAGCCGGCCGGCGCCAGCTTCGCGCGTTACGGCCACAATCTGCTGCCGATCGACCAGAAGCGGACCTCGAAGACCTCGCCGATCTTCAACTACCCCTATGAATACACCCGCGAGGCGCTGGAGAAGGCCAAGGTCGGCGACGAGTGGGACGCCTGCCACGGCCTGAAGCTGAAATTCTCCAACCCCGAGACCGGGGATTTCGCGATGCCGACCATCGGCACCTTCATCCAGCTGCTGCCGAAGGGTTTCAAGACCGCGCGCTATCGCGCAACCGATGCAACCGTGTTCGCCGCAATCGAGGGCAAGGGCCGCACAAGGGTCGGCGACCAGACCTTCGAGTGGGGACCGCGCGACCTGTTCGTGGTGCCGAGCTGGCACTGGGTCACCCACGAGGCCGATGCCGACTCCGTGCTGTTCTCGTTCTCCGACCGCCCCGTGCAGCAGAAGCTCGACCTGTTCCGCGAGGACAGGGGCAACGCGTAA
- the maiA gene encoding maleylacetoacetate isomerase, whose product MKLHGYFRSSASYRVRIALNLKGLTSEHLPHHLRKGEQCAPAYLAINPQGLVPTLESDAGAILTQSLAIIEWLDETNPNPPLLPNDPLRRAKVRAFAQAIACDTHPVQNLKVLARLRQLGLPEEQVTEWAAWANREGLSACETLIAAESGPFCFGDQPTLADLCLVPQLANARRFGVDVSAYPRLLKAEAAAKQVKAFADAAPDKQPDAE is encoded by the coding sequence ATGAAGCTGCATGGCTATTTCCGGAGCAGCGCGTCCTACCGGGTCCGGATCGCCCTCAACCTGAAGGGGCTCACGTCCGAGCATCTGCCGCATCATCTGCGCAAGGGCGAGCAGTGCGCGCCGGCCTATCTCGCGATCAATCCGCAGGGGCTGGTGCCGACCCTGGAGAGCGACGCCGGCGCGATCCTCACCCAGTCGCTCGCGATCATCGAATGGCTCGACGAGACCAATCCCAATCCGCCGCTGCTGCCGAACGATCCGCTGCGGCGCGCCAAGGTGCGGGCGTTCGCGCAGGCGATCGCCTGCGACACCCATCCGGTGCAGAATTTGAAGGTGCTGGCGCGGCTGCGTCAGCTCGGCCTTCCCGAGGAGCAGGTGACCGAATGGGCGGCCTGGGCCAATCGCGAGGGACTGTCGGCCTGCGAGACCCTGATCGCGGCGGAGTCCGGCCCGTTCTGCTTTGGAGACCAGCCGACGCTTGCCGATCTCTGCCTGGTGCCGCAGCTCGCCAATGCGCGGCGCTTCGGCGTCGACGTCTCGGCCTATCCGCGCCTGCTCAAGGCCGAGGCCGCGGCCAAACAGGTCAAGGCGTTCGCCGACGCCGCCCCGGACAAGCAGCCCGATGCCGAATAA
- a CDS encoding MarR family winged helix-turn-helix transcriptional regulator, whose translation MPNNKPTPVTMDAVYTAPGYLFRRMQQIAVALFIEECKAFDLTPVQYAALVTISTHPGIDATRLSAVIAFDRSTLGNVIERLQAKEFIVRKPAPEDKRVKLLYLTKAGAAVLSDIMPSVDKAQARMLQPLKPADRKTLLALLTQLVDLNNEASRVPLRAEDALEHLGRSG comes from the coding sequence ATGCCGAATAACAAGCCAACCCCCGTCACGATGGACGCGGTCTACACCGCGCCCGGCTACCTGTTCCGGCGGATGCAGCAGATCGCGGTCGCGCTGTTCATCGAGGAGTGCAAGGCATTCGACCTGACGCCGGTGCAATATGCCGCGCTGGTCACGATCTCGACCCATCCCGGCATCGACGCCACAAGGCTTTCGGCGGTGATCGCGTTCGATCGCTCCACGCTCGGCAACGTGATCGAGCGGCTGCAGGCCAAGGAGTTCATCGTGCGCAAGCCGGCGCCCGAGGACAAGCGTGTCAAGCTGCTCTATCTCACCAAGGCCGGCGCGGCGGTGCTGAGCGATATCATGCCCTCGGTCGACAAGGCACAGGCGCGGATGCTGCAGCCGCTGAAGCCGGCCGACCGCAAGACGTTGCTGGCGCTGTTGACCCAACTCGTCGACCTCAACAATGAGGCCTCGCGGGTGCCGCTGCGCGCCGAGGATGCGCTTGAGCATCTCGGGAGGTCGGGCTGA
- a CDS encoding 3-hydroxybenzoate 6-monooxygenase — protein sequence MAQTRPVLIAGGGIGGLAVALGLAQKGIRSILLEKASALGEIGAGIQLGPNAFHAFDYLGVGEAARNMAVYIDQLRLMDALTADEITHIDLGDAFRARFGNPYAVVHRGDLHGVFLRACQNHELIELRVSSEVTGYEQDGSSVTAKLAGGERIAGRLLIGADGLWSNIRKQVTADGPPRVSGHTTYRSVIPTEQMPEDLRWNAATLWAGPKCHIVHYPLSGWKVFNLVVTYHNDAPEPVAGKPVSEAEVMKGFTHVHERAQNIIRHGTNWKLWVLCDRDPNAQWIDGRVVLLGDAAHPMLQYFAQGACQAMEDAVCLSHMLASHDDQAMALEAYSAQRFPRTARVQLMSRAIGEHVYHPSGEHARIRNAIMSAKSQAEWCDDIAWLYGGTGLKA from the coding sequence ATGGCGCAGACGAGACCGGTCCTGATCGCGGGCGGCGGCATCGGCGGTCTCGCCGTCGCGCTCGGCCTCGCGCAGAAGGGCATTCGCTCCATCCTGCTGGAGAAGGCCTCAGCGCTCGGTGAGATCGGCGCCGGCATCCAACTTGGGCCGAACGCGTTCCACGCCTTCGACTATCTCGGCGTCGGCGAGGCCGCGCGCAACATGGCGGTCTATATCGACCAGCTCCGGCTGATGGATGCGCTGACCGCCGATGAGATCACCCATATCGATCTCGGCGATGCCTTCCGCGCTCGGTTCGGCAATCCCTATGCCGTGGTGCATCGCGGCGATTTGCACGGCGTGTTCCTGCGCGCCTGCCAAAATCACGAGCTGATCGAACTGCGCGTGTCCAGCGAGGTGACAGGCTACGAGCAGGATGGCTCGTCCGTGACCGCAAAGCTCGCCGGTGGCGAGCGGATCGCCGGCCGCCTGCTGATTGGGGCCGACGGGCTGTGGTCGAACATCCGCAAGCAGGTGACGGCGGATGGCCCGCCGCGCGTCTCCGGCCACACCACCTATCGCTCCGTGATTCCGACCGAGCAGATGCCGGAGGATCTGCGCTGGAACGCGGCCACGCTATGGGCCGGCCCGAAATGCCACATCGTGCATTACCCGCTGTCGGGCTGGAAGGTGTTCAACCTCGTCGTCACCTATCACAACGACGCGCCGGAGCCGGTCGCGGGCAAGCCGGTCTCCGAAGCCGAGGTGATGAAGGGTTTTACCCACGTCCATGAGCGGGCGCAGAACATCATCCGCCACGGCACCAACTGGAAGCTCTGGGTGCTGTGCGACCGCGATCCGAACGCGCAGTGGATCGACGGCCGCGTGGTGCTGCTCGGCGACGCCGCGCATCCGATGCTGCAATATTTCGCGCAGGGCGCTTGCCAGGCGATGGAGGACGCGGTCTGCCTGTCGCACATGCTGGCCAGTCACGATGATCAGGCTATGGCGCTTGAGGCCTACAGCGCGCAGCGCTTCCCTCGCACTGCGCGCGTGCAGCTGATGTCACGCGCGATCGGCGAACACGTCTACCATCCCTCGGGCGAGCACGCCCGCATCCGCAACGCGATCATGAGCGCGAAGTCGCAGGCCGAGTGGTGCGATGATATCGCCTGGCTGTATGGTGGGACGGGGCTGAAGGCGTAG
- a CDS encoding benzoate-CoA ligase family protein — protein MTGIADQVPLDNPGAREIGFTISERYNASCILFDNLGNGNAERLALTGPAGTRTYRELCTEAARWGHAFRSLGLQRGDRILLFLDDTPAYPAAFFGAVRAGFVPLLINTLTTPELLQFYLSDAGAQVAVTDAEFCARFNAEACKDTPLRTLVVVNGAAGDHAVAEARNAGDWLQGFPIELDAADTHRNEMAFWMYSSGSTGRPKGIVHLQHDMAYSERAFARNVLKLEPGDICFSVPKIFFAYGFGNSITFPFSVGAATLLLPGQPKPAAIFAAIGQYRPTVFFGLPTLYISLTKAEGAEQTDFSSLRMAVSAAEVLSADVFNGWKRLTGLEIIEGLGSTEVLHVYLSNRAERKKLGAAGLRVPGYEIMLRDSDGREVGDNEEGILWVRGDSATPLYWNRPDKTVETVREDGWIYTGDRFMRDSDGFHFFRGRADDLIKISGQWVYPLEVELCLADHPDVRECAVYAAELPDRRMTLRAVVVMNKAGFDTAETTRRLQDYVKTKLLPYKYPREVKFINELPKTGTGKIDRQAVMRM, from the coding sequence ATGACCGGGATCGCCGACCAGGTTCCGCTGGACAATCCCGGTGCGCGCGAGATCGGCTTTACGATCTCCGAGCGCTACAACGCGAGCTGCATCCTGTTCGACAATCTCGGCAACGGGAATGCCGAGCGCCTGGCGCTGACCGGCCCGGCCGGCACGCGGACCTATCGCGAGCTCTGCACTGAGGCCGCACGCTGGGGCCACGCCTTCCGGTCGCTTGGACTGCAGCGCGGCGACCGCATCCTGCTGTTCCTCGACGATACCCCGGCCTATCCCGCGGCATTCTTCGGCGCGGTGCGTGCCGGCTTCGTGCCGCTCTTGATCAACACGCTGACCACGCCCGAGCTGCTGCAATTCTACCTGTCCGACGCCGGCGCGCAGGTCGCCGTCACCGATGCGGAATTCTGTGCGCGCTTCAACGCGGAAGCCTGCAAGGACACGCCGCTGCGCACGCTGGTCGTGGTCAACGGCGCCGCCGGCGATCACGCCGTCGCCGAGGCGCGCAACGCCGGCGACTGGCTGCAAGGATTTCCGATCGAGCTCGACGCGGCCGACACCCACCGCAACGAGATGGCGTTCTGGATGTATTCGTCCGGGTCGACCGGCCGTCCCAAGGGCATCGTGCATCTGCAGCACGACATGGCCTATAGCGAGCGCGCCTTTGCCCGCAATGTGCTGAAGCTAGAGCCCGGTGACATCTGCTTCTCGGTGCCGAAGATCTTCTTCGCCTACGGTTTCGGCAATTCGATCACGTTTCCATTTTCCGTCGGCGCCGCCACGCTGCTGCTGCCGGGCCAGCCGAAGCCGGCTGCGATCTTCGCGGCGATCGGACAATATCGGCCGACCGTGTTCTTCGGCCTGCCGACGCTCTACATCTCGCTGACCAAGGCCGAGGGCGCCGAGCAGACCGATTTCTCGTCGCTGCGAATGGCGGTCTCGGCCGCCGAGGTGCTGTCGGCCGATGTGTTCAACGGCTGGAAGCGGCTCACCGGGCTCGAGATCATCGAAGGCCTCGGCTCGACCGAAGTGCTGCACGTCTATCTCAGCAACCGCGCGGAACGAAAGAAGCTCGGCGCCGCCGGCCTGCGCGTGCCCGGCTACGAGATCATGCTGCGCGACAGCGACGGCCGCGAGGTCGGCGACAATGAGGAAGGCATCTTGTGGGTGCGCGGCGATTCCGCGACCCCATTGTACTGGAACCGGCCGGACAAGACCGTCGAGACCGTGCGCGAGGACGGCTGGATCTACACCGGCGACCGCTTCATGCGCGACAGCGACGGCTTCCACTTCTTCCGCGGCCGCGCCGACGATCTGATCAAGATCTCCGGCCAGTGGGTCTATCCGCTGGAAGTCGAGCTCTGTCTCGCCGATCACCCCGACGTCCGCGAATGCGCCGTCTACGCCGCCGAATTGCCCGACCGGCGCATGACGCTGCGCGCCGTGGTTGTCATGAACAAGGCCGGCTTCGACACGGCCGAAACGACGCGGCGGCTGCAGGACTACGTCAAGACGAAGCTGTTGCCGTACAAATATCCGCGCGAGGTCAAATTCATCAACGAGCTGCCGAAGACCGGCACCGGCAAGATCGACCGGCAGGCGGTGATGCGGATGTGA